The genomic stretch TTTCACCTCGTCATTGCTCACTTCTCCAACCACTATTTTTTTAGCGATAGTGCTGACGTAATCATCATTTGCAATCGCTGAAATTGCGTTAGCGCAATCACTCATCATCTCACCTTCTTGCATTCTGCAGGAAATTGGCTAAAATTATCTTTCCAACGGGTGTTAGAATAGATTCTGGATGGAACTGTACGCCTTCTATCGGATATTTTCGATGGCGCAGACCCATTATCTCACCCTCCTTTGTCATTGCTGTTATCTTTAATTCATGGGGAAGGGAGTTGCTATCGACTATCAATGAATGATATCTAGCTGCCTCAAACGGAGAGGGGACATTATTGTATAACGGGTCACCAAAATGATACACCAATGATGTTTTTCCGTGTACGACATGGCTTAACTTATTTACTTTAGCGCCAAAAGTATGCGCTAATCCTTGATGACCCAAACAAACGCCGAGTGTAGGCGTTTCCCTTGCTATTGTAGTCAATAATTCTGCACACACTCCGAAATCTCTTCGATTTGCTGGATGCCCTGGACCTGGCGATATAACGATAGCATCAGGCTGAAATGCAATAGCATCTTTGAGAGAGACTTCATCATTTCTTTTCACCTCTACCTCCACTCCCAAGCCACTTAAGGACTGGTAGAGATTATAACTGAACGAATCATAATTATCAATAAGGAGCAATCTTATGCTCTCACCTCCTCTTTCATCAGTGCAGAAAAAAGAGCACCAAGTTTGTATTCTGTCTCCATGAATTCCCTATGTGGGTCTGAGTCCGCCACCACTCCAGCTCCAGCTTGAATCGTTAATAA from Methanomassiliicoccales archaeon encodes the following:
- a CDS encoding aminodeoxychorismate/anthranilate synthase component II, whose product is MLLIDNYDSFSYNLYQSLSGLGVEVEVKRNDEVSLKDAIAFQPDAIVISPGPGHPANRRDFGVCAELLTTIARETPTLGVCLGHQGLAHTFGAKVNKLSHVVHGKTSLVYHFGDPLYNNVPSPFEAARYHSLIVDSNSLPHELKITAMTKEGEIMGLRHRKYPIEGVQFHPESILTPVGKIILANFLQNARR